The genomic window GGGGGCTGGACCGTTACTACATGACGGAGGGAAAGGCACCGGCGGCCGAGACCGCGTATAGGGAGCATAAACGGGGTTCGCCATAGGCGATGCTTGCAACGGAGCCAGTGACAATGTATCGGGCGCCCAATTGGTTCAGGCGAGTCACAAATACCAATACGGGATCAGCTTCGGGCATGGAGGAAACTTTCCCTTAACGCCGCTTTGATTTCGGCTTCAGACCAGTCGGGATGAAACTGGCGCAACGCAGCCTCCTTGATCCGGCGTGCAGAGCGACATAACTCAAGGAAAGCCTTCATTCGCTGCTCAACTGTCATGTTTGACAGAATTTCATATTGTTTGGTGTCTGATTTCATAGAAATCGTTTCCTGCGTATGGATTGTGAAACGCGCATGGTTGATGTTCAAGTCGAATCGCATGACCCACCAATTTGGAATCACCATTGACTTCGCGGCTTTTGCTCCGTGAGTCGTTAGGGTAACCTTGATGTTGTGGATCATCTATTGAACACAATAGGTTCAACGTGTATTGTTTCCTGTATAAGGAAATGCCATGGATGCCAAAAAACTTTACGACGATTACATGATCACCTCGATGGTGGCGGGAATTGAACCCATTGTCGTGGAACGCGCCTCGGGGTGCATCCTGACTGGGCAGGATGGGAAATCCTATTTGGATTGTTTCAGTGGTATTGCCGTGACCAACGCCGGGCATGGGCATCCGAAAGTGGTGGCGGCAGCCAAGGCGCAGATGGACAAGCTGGTGCACTGTTGCACCTATGTGTATTACAACCCGCGTGCCGGAGAGCTGGCGAAGCGGTTGGCTGAGATTACTCCGGGAGCCCTGCAGAAAAGTTTCCTGGGGAATAGCGGAGCCGAAGCCGTCGAGGGGGCATTGCGGTTGGCCAAGCAGTTTACCAAGCGCAAGGAAGTGATTTGTCTGGCCATGGGCTTTCACGGACGAACCGTGGGAACGTTGTCGGTTAGTGGTAATCGAAGGGTCAAAAAAGGGACTGGTCCTTACCTGTCGGGCGTAGCTTTTGCGCCCGCACCCTATTGTTACCGTTGCCCCTTCAAGACCTCCTATCCCGGCTGTGGATTGGCTTGTGCTGAATTCCTGGATCATGTGTTGCGTTATCAAACGTCGGGTGATGTCGCGGCGTTTCTCGCGGAGTCGGTGATGGGGGAGGGGGGGATTATTGTGCCGCCTGCTGAATATTTTGGCATTGCCGCCGGGATAGCCCGTGCGGATGGAGCGCTATATATTGCCGACGAAGTGCAATGTGGATTTGGACGTACCGGACGAATGTTCGCCTGTGAGCACTATGGCGTGGAGCCGGATATCATGTGTATGGCCAAAGGAATAGCGGATGGGTTTCCGCTAAGTGCGTTTATAACGCGGCCGGAAATTGCCACTGCGTTTACACCGGGAGATCATCTTTCTACGTTCGGAGGCAATCCGGTAAGTTGTGCGGCTGCCCTAGCCAATATTGAGGTCATGCGTGACGAGGATCTTCCAGGCAATGCCAGTCGACGTGGTGAACAGTTAGTTAAGCGCTTAAGTGCGTTACAGGAACAGTGCCCGTTGATAGGGGATGTCCGGGGCAAGGGGCTGATGATCGGAATTGAATTGGTCTGTGACGCAGAGAAGACGCCTGCAGTTAAAGAAGCCAAACAGGTTCGCGAGTGCTGCCGTGAGAAGGGGCTGCTGGTGGGCATTGGTGGGGTCTATGGGAATGTGATCCGTCTCCAGCCACCCTTGGTTCTGACGGAATCCGAGGCCAATCAAGCCGCTGACGTGCTGAACCAGGTGCTTGGGAGTAAGATTAGGAGGGGATAGACCACCCCGCAACATAAACTGCCATGCGCCCAAGGCGAGGATTTTCAGGACGTTCTGGCTTGAAAGCCAGCTCCATGTTTGGCATAATTAAATGTTATTCAACCAGTAGGGAAATTTCATCACTATGAGTCGGATCAAACAGACATTTGCAAAATTAAAGCAGCAGAACCGCAAGGCTCTAGTGGGCTTCCTGATGGCTGGTGACCCGGATCTTGATATTTCAGAGGAGCATTGTCGGACGGTGCTTCAAAACGGGGTGGATGTGTTGGAGCTAGGCGTCCCATTTTCCGATCCCACTGCGGATGGGCCCGTGATTCAGGCGGCGGGGCGACGCGGGTTGGCGGCAGGAACCACTATCGAGGGAGTGTTGAAGCTGGCGGGTCGCTTACGCAAGGACTTTGATACCCCCATGGTTATCTTTGGATACGCCAATCCGTTTTTCAGTTATGGCTATGCCAAGTTGGCTAAAGCGGCTGCCGAAGCGGGCGTGGATGCGTTTCTGGTGGTCGATCTCCCGTTTGAAGAAAGCGATGAGTTCAAAACCCACCTGGACAAACATGACTTGGATTTTGTTTCCTTGATCGCGCCGACTACGCCTTCTGCAAGATTGGGTGTCATTTTGCACAATGCGTGTGGATTTGTGTATTACATTATGGTCAAAGGGGTTACAGGCGTAAGAACTGAAATCCCTGCGGATGTTGCGGAGCATTTGGCCCGTTTGCGACAGAATACGACACTCCCGATTGTGGCGGGTTTCGGGGTCAGCGATGGCATGCAGGCAAAGTCTGCGGCCAGATATGCGGACGGAGTAGTGGTTGGGAGCGCCCTTATCCAGGCGGCTGGCGAGGGGCGGTTGGCGGCCTTGGTGAAGGAAATACGGCAGGCGCTGGATACTCATTAAATAATGCCCCTGAGAAAGTGATTGCGCCAAAGGGGGGAATCAGGTAAAAGTACGCGGCTTTTTTTGAAGAAAGGTTTTGTTATGAAGAAGGATATACATCCAAACTATATTGATGGGACGATTACTTGCTCCTGTGGTGCGATCGTTCAGGTGAAGTCAACCAGCCAGACCATGCATGTGAATAGCTGCTCTGCCTGTCATCCGTTCTATACCGGTCGCTCAGCGTTGCAAGATGCCAAGGGCCGTGTGGAGCAGTTCCGTAAGCGCTACGCGAAGAAGTAGTCAGTCAGATGGATAGGAAAAGGCCGGAAGACCGAAAGGTGTTCTGGCCTTTTTCCGTTTTGAATCCGGCAACGGGTTTTAATCTGCTGTGACTGACTTGGAGCGTGTTCTTGATCGATAAAGCTTACATTTACAAATTGGCATCACGCATGGCTCATCTTGAGTCGGATATTGCCAATCCCGCCGTGGCCGCCAACCAGAAGAAATTCCGTGAGACGGTTAAAGAGCATTCGCGACTCAGGAAGATTCTGGAAAAGTCGGATGTTTATTTCCGAATCCAACGTGATCTGGATGAACAGCGCGCTTTACTTTCGACGGAGGGCGCCGACCCTGATTTGAAAGCACTTGCCGCCGAGGAAGTTGCCGGTCTCGAGAAGGCGTTCCCGATTGCCGAAAAAGAACTCCTGAGTACCTTGCTTCCCCTCGATCCCAATGATGAACGGAATGTCATCATGGAAATTCGTGGAGGTACCGGTGGCGATGAAGCCGCTCTCTTTGCCGGCGATCTGTTCCGCATGTACAGCCGGTTTTGCGATGAACGAAAGTGGAAAATTTCTATCATTGACGCCAGCCCCTCCAGTGTGGGGGGATATAAGGAAATGGTTTTTTCCATTACGGGAAGTAATGTCTACAGCTGCCTGAAATACGAGTCCGGTTGTCATCGCGTCCAGCGGGTGCCGGTGACTGAAGGATCTGGACGTATTCATACCTCGGCCGCGACGGTCGCGGTGCTCCCCGAGGTGGACGAGGTGGACGACATCGATATTCCTGCGGCGGATGTCAGAGTGGACATCTTTTGCTCATCCGGGCCCGGCGGGCAGGGGGTTAATACAACCTATTCGGCTATTCGTGTCACGCATCTCCCCTCCGGGCTCGTAGCGCAAAGTCAGGATGAGCGCTCCCAGCACCGGAATAAAGAAAAAGCCATGAGCGTGCTTAAGGCGCGGTTACTTGACTGGCGGATCCGGCAAGAGGAAGAGAAGAGCGGCAATCTCCGGCGTACCCAGATTGGAACAGGGGATCGCAGCGAAAAGATCCGAACCTACAATTTTCCCCAGAACCGGCTTACCGATCATCGGATTAATTTCACAATTTATACCTTAAATCGAGTCATGGAGGGCGGCCTTGCTGATTTGATTACGGCTCTTCGGGATCACGATGCCGAACTTCGCATCCGCAAGGAAATGGCCTCTTTCAAGGGATGAAGACGCTCCTCGAAGTGTTGCAGTCCGGTGCCGGCTATCTGGCTGGCAGGAATGTTGAAAATCCCAGACTCATCATGGAACAGTTGATGAGTCAGGTGTTAAAATGCCCCCGGCTCCAGCTTTATGTCCGCTTTGAAACCATCATTCCAGAGGCCGAACTGGTCCAATTGCGGGCGGGAATCAAGCGTTTGGGGGCAGGGGAACCGTTACAATATGTGATCGGCGACACCGAGTTCATGGGGCACCGTTTCAAGACTGACCGGCGGGCACTGATTCCCCGGCCTGATACGGAGACACTGATTGGCCTTGTGTTGGAATGTGAACCGTTGTGGGGCGCAGGGAAGCCCGTTATTGCCGATATAGGAACAGGGAGTGGTTGCGTGGTCATAAGTCTGGCGCGGGCGAAATCTGAGGCGCTCTATACGGCAGTGGATGCCAGCGAGGCCGCCCTTGATCTGGCCCTGGAGAATGCAGTCTTGAATGGAGTAAGGCAATCGATCGAGTTCAAGCTGGGGAATCTGCTAGCCGGATTTGAGGCTGGTGCCCTCGATGCGGTGGTGGCCAATCTTCCCTATATTTCGACTGCGGACTGCGCGGTTCTGCCGCGTCATATCCGGGAACATGAGCCCATGTCCGCACTGGATGGCGGGCCCGATGGTTTGGATCTTATACGCGTCCTGGCGGAACAGGCGGCGATGATGTTGCGTCCTGGCGGCTGGATATTTCTTGAAATAGGTTTTGACCAAGGTGACCTCGTTGTGGAATGGTTAACCCGTCACGGCTTTAATGGGGTGCGCGTTCACAAAGATCTTGGCAATAGGGATCGTGTCGTGCTGGCCAGACGATAAGGAGAATCCATGAGCTTTCTTGATTTGGCTAAGAAGCGGTTTAGTGTGCGACGCTTTGAGACAACGCCTGTTCCTGAAGAGGCGCTTGAGGCAATCCTTGAGGCGGGGCGATTAGCGCCCTCGGCTGCGAATCGACAGCCTTGTCACTTAATTGTTGTACGAAGCGAAGAACAACGGCGCAAACTGGGGGTTGCCTATCCACGGGATTGGTTCTGGCAGGCTCCGGTTATCATCGTCATCTGTGTTGAAACCTCGCGGGCCTGGATCCGGTCGGACAATAAGAGCTATGGGGATGTGGATGGGGCACTTGTTGTTGATCATATGACCCTTTGTGCCGCTGATCTTGGACTTGGAACCTGTTGGATTGGTGCGTTTGATCCAGCCAAAGTGAGAAGCCTTCTTAATCTCCCTGCCGGTATGGAGCCGCTCGCGATGATTCCACTCGGGACTCCTGCGGAACCCGTACGTTCCAAAAGCAGAAAGCCGTTGGCAGAGATGGTTCATCAGGAAACGTGGTGAAAGCGAAACTCCCCACTTTCATTCTCGTCATTCTGGCGTTAGCCCTGTTTGCGATGGCTGCTGCATGGGGAGGACGTTCTCGCGCGGGTGGTTCTTCAGGGGACGTCTTGACCTCGGAAGCTCCTCCGGGTGTTCGATTTGTCTCTGTGGCACTGGGCGGCTTTCGTGGTCTTTTGGCAGATATCCTCTGGGTGCGTGCCTCCAATCTCCAGGAGGAAGGCAAATTCTTCGAAGTGGCTCAGTTGTCAGATTGGATTACCCGCCTTGAGCCGAGGTATCCTGAGGTATGGGCCTATCATGCCTGGAATATGGCCTATAATATCACCGCGGTGGTGTCGGATCCCGCTGACCGCTGGCATTGGATCAAAAATGGACTTCGGCTATTGCGGGATGAAGGAATTCCCTCCAATCCTTCCAGCTCGAAATTGTACTGGGAATTGGGGTGGATGTTCTATGACAAGGTTGGCGGTCGTTGGGATGAAGCTACGCCTTATTATCGGATTGCCTGGGCAGGCGAGATTACCGGACTTCTGGGAGGCGGCCTGGCGGATTATCCACTGATCGAGAAGCAGGGGACGGCCGCCCCATTGCTAGCTGCGGTGGGATTGAACCTGAATGTTATGAAGTCGTTGGATGGCGCCTATGGCCCGCTGGACTGGCGTTTGCCGGAAACACACGCGATGTATTGGGGCTATCGGGGCCGGACTCTCTCATCGGTGGATGCCGTCTGGTGCGACCGGCTTGTCTGGATGGCCCTGACCGAGACGGTGAAAGGTGGGGCGCTTGTGTATCTGCCCGAGCAGCGGCGTTATCAGTGTGGGCCGCGGCTGGATGTGGCCATTAAAGCCATACGAAATTGTCGCGACATTAAGTCTGGTGGAGACCCGCTGGTATCCCTGGCAATGTGCGTTTGTATGAGAGAGGCTGCGCTGGACTTATATGCCTTTCAACATCCTGTTGAAGCTGCGGCCGCGCTCCGGCAATTAAAAAAGGAGAAGGCTTCCGACGTGATGGAGGACATGACGTTGGAGATGTTTATCCAGAAAGAAATTTCCGGACGGATGCATGGGTTGGATAACGCCAGTAAAGAAAAGCTGGTGATGAATCATCTGGTGCGAAGTGACATCTGGCGGCGACTTGAGACACCCGGCTTTGCCGCCGGTTATGAACGTTTAGCGCGGTTTTACTGGGAGGACTATGTCGGCACCACTGGCACAGACAAGGCATGGCAGACCCTGCAGAAACATGCGCAGGAACGCTCCCTTATCGAAATGCCGCCGTCGACTAACCCTTAGGTATCGCCGCCTCAAACCCCGACGACAAATCCCTTGAGATATCCCGCTTCCGGGAAACCGGGTTTGCGGGGATGATCGGCGGGCTGGCTAAGGTCTTCCAGAAATTGCACTGGCCGCTTGGCATCACGGGCGGCCCCTTCAATCACCTTTCCGAAAAGATCCCGTTCCACCAGGCCACTGCACGAGAATGAGAACAGAATGCCGCCGGGATTCAGGAGTTGAAAGGCCAGGAGATTGATATCTTTGTAGGCGCGTAAGCCTTGTGGCATTTTGGCTTTCCGGTTCACCAGTTTTGGGGGATCCAAAATGATGAGATCGAAGCGGGACTTGTCTGCTTTCATGCCCCGCAGCGCTTCAAAGGCGTCCCCAATGAGGTAGGTACGTTTGGAGGGATCACAGTCAGGATTCAGGGCAAGTTGCCGGTCGGAAAGTTCCTGGGCTGAGGTGGAGGAGTCCACCGCGAGCACGCTGGCGGCACCCGCATGCAGGGCGCAGGCGCCAAAGGAATCCGTATAGGCAAACACATTCAGAACTTTGGGAGTGCCGAGTTGACCCACCCAGGTGCGGAGGGCTTGCCGACTATGACGTTGATCGAGGTAAAATCCGGTTTTATGTCCATTCTCTACATCCGCCAGAAAACGCATATTTTCCTCTTTAAAGGGGATGGGGCCGGCTAATGGGGCGCCGTAAAGCAGCCCTTTCCGGGGTTCAAGGCCTTCATGGCGGCGGGCATCCACATCCGAGCGTTCCCAGATCGTTTTGGGGTGAAGCAGTTTTTTCAGTGTTTCAATAAGGACATCCCGGCGTACCTCCCAGGGGGCTGTCAGTAACTGGATCACCAGAACATCGGCATAGCGATCCACAATCAGGCCGGGAAGGCCATCCGATTCCGAGAAAACAAGGCGGGCGGCGGTATCGAGGCCCCACGGGAGCCAGTGTTGACGTCGTTCCAGTGCCACCTCAAGGCGTTGCCGAATGGTTGTGGCATCCAGGCTGTCGCCCTCGAGGGTGGAAAAAACGCGAGCGCTGATTTCAGAGGAGGGGTGGACTGTGGCGCGGGCGATAAAGGCGCCATTGGACGCCACGATATCGGTCTCATCCAATGCGCGGTCACCTTCGATATGAGCGATGGCGCCCGACATAATCCACGGATGGCCCCGGATGATGGGGATTTCGCGGCCGGGTTTCAAATGGAGTTTAAGTGTCATGGAGTTGTTTTTCCTAGATTGAGTCGAAAACGGTGACTCCGTCGACAAGGGTGAGTGAATGAACGGCATATTTTTCAGCTAGTGAAGGGTAACTGCGGGGATAACCCACGTCTACAGCTTTATGGAGTGCTTTGATGCTGCCCGCCGCCACGATGGCGCCAGTCGCACCCTTGTCACCACCGCCCAGCATTCGTTCCCCGTAAACGCCGGGGACGGTTCGGGCGATATTACACATGGTTTCCAGTTCCGGCCCTGAAATCTTGTACTGATCGCGAAGTCCGAGTCCATCCTCGCGGAAAATGGCGCCAACGGTCTCGATATCACCTAAGTGCCACGCTTTGAGCATTTTGTAAAAGCGCTTTTGGGCGTTATAGATATAGGTGAGGCGATCACAGTGAGCGGGGTGACTCTTGCCAAAAGTTGCCAGAATTTTCTGGTATAAGGCCTCGTCGCGCACATCGGCAAGTTTTTTGAAACCAAACTTGCGA from bacterium includes these protein-coding regions:
- the rpmE gene encoding 50S ribosomal protein L31, producing MKKDIHPNYIDGTITCSCGAIVQVKSTSQTMHVNSCSACHPFYTGRSALQDAKGRVEQFRKRYAKK
- the trpA gene encoding tryptophan synthase subunit alpha; its protein translation is MSRIKQTFAKLKQQNRKALVGFLMAGDPDLDISEEHCRTVLQNGVDVLELGVPFSDPTADGPVIQAAGRRGLAAGTTIEGVLKLAGRLRKDFDTPMVIFGYANPFFSYGYAKLAKAAAEAGVDAFLVVDLPFEESDEFKTHLDKHDLDFVSLIAPTTPSARLGVILHNACGFVYYIMVKGVTGVRTEIPADVAEHLARLRQNTTLPIVAGFGVSDGMQAKSAARYADGVVVGSALIQAAGEGRLAALVKEIRQALDTH
- the prfA gene encoding peptide chain release factor 1, encoding MFLIDKAYIYKLASRMAHLESDIANPAVAANQKKFRETVKEHSRLRKILEKSDVYFRIQRDLDEQRALLSTEGADPDLKALAAEEVAGLEKAFPIAEKELLSTLLPLDPNDERNVIMEIRGGTGGDEAALFAGDLFRMYSRFCDERKWKISIIDASPSSVGGYKEMVFSITGSNVYSCLKYESGCHRVQRVPVTEGSGRIHTSAATVAVLPEVDEVDDIDIPAADVRVDIFCSSGPGGQGVNTTYSAIRVTHLPSGLVAQSQDERSQHRNKEKAMSVLKARLLDWRIRQEEEKSGNLRRTQIGTGDRSEKIRTYNFPQNRLTDHRINFTIYTLNRVMEGGLADLITALRDHDAELRIRKEMASFKG
- a CDS encoding nitroreductase family protein, producing the protein MSFLDLAKKRFSVRRFETTPVPEEALEAILEAGRLAPSAANRQPCHLIVVRSEEQRRKLGVAYPRDWFWQAPVIIVICVETSRAWIRSDNKSYGDVDGALVVDHMTLCAADLGLGTCWIGAFDPAKVRSLLNLPAGMEPLAMIPLGTPAEPVRSKSRKPLAEMVHQETW
- a CDS encoding class I SAM-dependent methyltransferase, whose translation is MTLKLHLKPGREIPIIRGHPWIMSGAIAHIEGDRALDETDIVASNGAFIARATVHPSSEISARVFSTLEGDSLDATTIRQRLEVALERRQHWLPWGLDTAARLVFSESDGLPGLIVDRYADVLVIQLLTAPWEVRRDVLIETLKKLLHPKTIWERSDVDARRHEGLEPRKGLLYGAPLAGPIPFKEENMRFLADVENGHKTGFYLDQRHSRQALRTWVGQLGTPKVLNVFAYTDSFGACALHAGAASVLAVDSSTSAQELSDRQLALNPDCDPSKRTYLIGDAFEALRGMKADKSRFDLIILDPPKLVNRKAKMPQGLRAYKDINLLAFQLLNPGGILFSFSCSGLVERDLFGKVIEGAARDAKRPVQFLEDLSQPADHPRKPGFPEAGYLKGFVVGV
- a CDS encoding aspartate aminotransferase family protein encodes the protein MDAKKLYDDYMITSMVAGIEPIVVERASGCILTGQDGKSYLDCFSGIAVTNAGHGHPKVVAAAKAQMDKLVHCCTYVYYNPRAGELAKRLAEITPGALQKSFLGNSGAEAVEGALRLAKQFTKRKEVICLAMGFHGRTVGTLSVSGNRRVKKGTGPYLSGVAFAPAPYCYRCPFKTSYPGCGLACAEFLDHVLRYQTSGDVAAFLAESVMGEGGIIVPPAEYFGIAAGIARADGALYIADEVQCGFGRTGRMFACEHYGVEPDIMCMAKGIADGFPLSAFITRPEIATAFTPGDHLSTFGGNPVSCAAALANIEVMRDEDLPGNASRRGEQLVKRLSALQEQCPLIGDVRGKGLMIGIELVCDAEKTPAVKEAKQVRECCREKGLLVGIGGVYGNVIRLQPPLVLTESEANQAADVLNQVLGSKIRRG
- the prmC gene encoding peptide chain release factor N(5)-glutamine methyltransferase, with translation MKTLLEVLQSGAGYLAGRNVENPRLIMEQLMSQVLKCPRLQLYVRFETIIPEAELVQLRAGIKRLGAGEPLQYVIGDTEFMGHRFKTDRRALIPRPDTETLIGLVLECEPLWGAGKPVIADIGTGSGCVVISLARAKSEALYTAVDASEAALDLALENAVLNGVRQSIEFKLGNLLAGFEAGALDAVVANLPYISTADCAVLPRHIREHEPMSALDGGPDGLDLIRVLAEQAAMMLRPGGWIFLEIGFDQGDLVVEWLTRHGFNGVRVHKDLGNRDRVVLARR